The genome window TTGGCTGAGCCTCCAACGCTACGTTAGGATGGTTTAACGCTAACCCAACGCCTCCGTCAACTCTTCCAATGCTTCCACTCATATCTATCAGGGAGAAATGTAACCTGCAAGGTGTCTTAACATAGACCTTCAAAGAGTCATCCTCCATCTCTTCACGTCCCGCATAACGTCATCGACGATCTGAGAATAAACCGAGGAGGGAGATACTCTGTCGATGAGGCCTCTATAATGCTTTATTAGGAGTAGAAGTTTTTTCACCTCGTCAAACCTTTTCTCTTGGATGTATTCTCGTATCCTAGTGGCGTGGATTATGCATTCTATGGATGCGAATAACCCCCTGCAATATGGGTTTGGCGTATTCGCGGCTGCCTCACCGTGTGTTACTTGACAGCACACCTGGACCCTTTCGTTTTCAGCAATGAGCTCCACGACCTTGAATTCTAAATAGAGACTTGAAGATTTAATTCTTGGAGCTTTTACAGATCGAGCGGGCTCAAATAAGCCCCTCGGCACCCTTCCGTTCGGATTCTTTTCCTTAAAAGCGGTGATGTAGAAAAGATATGGGTCTAAGGTAAAGTTCACCACTCCGCATCTAGAGTGCTGTAACCCTAAAAGAAGGGTTGAGGTTTTAAAGGGCCTGATGCGCAGCTGATCGCCGGAAACCGTTATCCCCATGGGGGAAGCCGTCGGTGTATTATCCGGCATATAGGTTGAGACGATCGCTTCGTAGATTCGGCCCTCCATTAAGCCGAGGTCAGAGAACACGTTCATATCAAACACTAAAATATGTTAAGTTGATTTAAACTCAACTGCTGTTTATCATCTAATTCATCTGAGGATCTTCAAGCGTATAGGTATACGTGTCGCCTGAATCAAGTATCAGTTTGAAGTCATCTGCTTTGATCCTCTTTTAAGCCATTCGAAGAGGTATTCAACATAATGTATTTATAGGTTCTGCGTTAAGCTTACGAGGCCTTCTACACTTAGGCTTAAAACACTTCCTTGAGTTGACCTCTATGCTCGCCTTTTTTACTAAAGGTATTTTACTCATCCCTTCACTTCGTAGAGAATCTTAGTAAACTTCCCTAGAATAGGCCTAACTTATCATTCTTAACCATTATGCTATCCAAGACTTCAAACTACTCGTCGTACCCGTTTCTAATGTTAGTTAGTGTAATGATTCAGTTACGGCAACCACGTGAATTTAGAGCCCATTCCTGTCTATCTGTATGCTCATCGCGTTCTATGAGCTGCCCCTTTTCTAGCCTCTAAGTTTTCTGGAAAACTTCTTCTAAGTGTTACATGCCATTAATTGTAAGGGTTCGCTTTTCGTCTCTGGTATTGCTTTCGGGATTTAAGTCTTGGATTATTTTAGATAAACTTTATATTCTAGATAATCTAAAAT of Candidatus Bathyarchaeia archaeon contains these proteins:
- a CDS encoding DUF447 family protein translates to MNVFSDLGLMEGRIYEAIVSTYMPDNTPTASPMGITVSGDQLRIRPFKTSTLLLGLQHSRCGVVNFTLDPYLFYITAFKEKNPNGRVPRGLFEPARSVKAPRIKSSSLYLEFKVVELIAENERVQVCCQVTHGEAAANTPNPYCRGLFASIECIIHATRIREYIQEKRFDEVKKLLLLIKHYRGLIDRVSPSSVYSQIVDDVMRDVKRWRMTL